The Acidimicrobiales bacterium genomic interval TCGACTCCCTCACCGATAGGCGACTGACCCTGCAGCGACCGCCGACGAGCCGTACGTAGCCGTGGCTCAGCTCCTTTCAGACGACAGCTTCTGGTAAGCCGCTCATCACGAGCGCTCGTGCCGATTCGATGACGCCGAGTTCACGGAACAAGGCGTCGCGCTCGTCGGATTCGTCATCTGTCAGGTCTGTCGGCCACAGGTCGCTCACCGCCTGCAGGGACAGTGCCAACTCGTACCGGGCGTCGTGACGCCGGGCGACCGCGATGCTCTCTGCGAGCGCCTGGCGAGCCTGGGCAGCATCCAAGCCGAGCGAACGGAGCGCTACTCCGAGCACCCTCTGAGCGAGCGGCACCACGAGATGGCGGCCGGGGAGGGAGTTCGCGTTTGTTAGGACGCGCCGGGCGAGCTCGGCCGCTGCGTCGGGTTCGCCCGCGCGTAGAAGGGCTTCGGCGAGCATGGCATCGGTGAGTATCACCTGCAGTGACTCGCCGTCCGACTCGTAGATGCCGCGGGCTGCCGCCAGGAGTTGCCGGCTCAACTCGGGGTCTCCGCGCCGGGCCGCGAGCCGGCCCAGGAGGCGGGTGCCGTCGGCCACGAAGGTCGCGGTCCCGGCGGCTCTGTACGTCTCTAGTGCTTCTTCGAGGACTGGTTGCGCTTCCGTCAGGTAACCCTGGTCGGCAAGTACCTCGGCGATGTTGGCCGACTCGACCGCAGCCGTCCAGCGGTCGCCGGCGCGGTTGCAGGCGTCCCTGGATTGCGAGTAGTAGCGCACGGCTTCCGACCAGCGCCCGGAGAAGTACGCCCGGATCCCGAGCTGGTTGAGCGCCCTGGCCTCCAGCCACGGGTTGTCGCCCAAGCTCGTCTGGATGGAGAGGGCACGCCGCGCATGGCTCCCGTCTCCGGACATGCCAGCCGTCAGCTCGGCGATGTCCAGATAAAGCAGGGTGTTCGCGAGAACGTCACCTGCGTCTGCCTCGGTCGCCCACTTCACTGCTTCGCGCAGAAGGCGCACGGCATCGGGCCCTTTGCCCTGCCTGTGGCGAACCAGACCGTATTGAGCTCGGATCTCCGCCCGCATCCGTAACAGGGCCGATGAATCGCCTTGCCCGAGGCTGCGGTCGGCGAGTGATAGCAATTGAAGGGTCTTGCGGTAGTTGCCGGATCGGTCTGTCGCGAGCGCCCTCTTGAATTGGAGCCTGGCGGCTCCGACGGGGGTCTGTGCCCATCGACGGGCATGACGGAAGGACTGTTCCGCGAGCGTGAACTGGCCCAGGTGGGTATGGGCGTCGCCTAGAGCCTCAGCGACTTCGAGGAGTTCGCCGGGGGGGATGTCGCGTACTGCCCGCCCGGCACGCAGTGCATGTTCGTAGAACGTGGCTGCCTCGAGCGGGGCGTGCACGGAGCGGGCCCGTTCGGCTGCGACGCGGGCGTATTTCCATGCAGAGGGATGTTCACCGGCCTGCTCGAAGTGGATTGCGAGCACGCCGGCGATTTCGGCGGTGCTCTCACCGGCCCGGCCTTCGAGGATCTCACCGGCCCTGGCGTGCAGTTCGCGCCTCCGAGCGAAGGGCAGTCCTTCATAGGCGGCGTCACGCAGCATGCTGTGCCGGAAGCCGACCAACCCACGCCCATCGGCGGTGAAGAAGTCTCCCATGAGCGTTGAGATGTCAAGCTCGGTGCCGGCCAGCTCGCGCAGGGCTTCGACGTCCACCTGCTTCCCGAAGACGGAAGCGATCCGCAGGATCCGCCGGTCCTCAGGAGGCAGCTGGTCGATCTGCGCTGCGAAGACGCCTTCGACCGAGTCGGGCATCGCCTTGTCGAACCCCGACTGCTGGCCGGCCCCAACCAACTCGAGGAGGAAAAGGGGATTGCCCCCGCTGCGATCAGCGATCGTCTCCCGCAAATGCGGCACGAGCGGGATTTCCGCTGTCACCGATCGGAGCAGTTGTGTGACGGCGCCTGAACCCAGGGGCCCCACTTGCAGGCGTTCGACATCAGGAAGATCACCGAGATCCAAACCGCGTTCGACAGGTCGTCGTGCCACGAGCACCAACCACGAACGTTGGGTCGCAGCGGAGAGGAGTCGCCGGAAGAGAGACGCGCTCGCGTCGTCCATCCATTGCGCGTCCTCGGCCACGATGAGAGCCGGCCCCGGCAATCCTGCTGACAGGAGTTGGACCAGGGTGTCTGCCAGGCGCTCCTGGCGGAACCTGTCGTCGAGGACCCGCGTCTCCGGGGTCGGTTCTGCGTCCGCCCCGATTACCGGAGCGAGCAGTGGCACAAGAGGTAGGAGGTGGGGCGCGAGGCGGCGTACCGTCGCCTCCAACTGCAACCCGCGCGTGACCTCATCCGCCTCTGAATCGATGTCGAGGATCTCGCGTACCAGTGCTCCGATGGAGGTGTGAGGGTTCAACGAGTGGAACTCGTCGCACACCACGTCCACCACCCGGTGGCCCGCAGCGCGGGAGCGGACCTCTTCTACTAGGCGTGACTTGCCGATACCTGCAGGTCCCACCAACTCGACACATGATCCGCGTCCTGTGGTCGCGGCGTCGAGGCGATCGACAAGGAAGAGCATCTCCTTCTCACGCCCTGCCAGCGCGGGTCCCATGTGCGTGACAGCTCGCCGTCCGGAGAGCGCGGCGAACACCCGGCTAGCACGCACGGGGTGCTCCTTGCCCTTCACGAGGAATGGCTCGAGCTCTTCCGTCACGAAGCCGAGCCGGCTGCGTTGGATCACTGCTTCGGAGGCGTACACCTCGCCTGCCCCCGCCCGACCCATCAGGCGTGCCGCCAGGTTGATCGCGTCACCCTTCGCCGAGTACGTGCGCCGGTAGGAAGGTCCGAATCCCCCGGTGAAGACACGCCCGTAGTTGACTCCCACTCGGATGCGAAGGCGCCCGATCGCATCCACGACGTCCCGGACACTGGCGAGGAGGGCGCCCGCGTCGTCCTCGCCGGCGGTCGGCGCCCCGGCCACCAGCATGATCTTGCCGCCGTCTTCGGCGATGTCCGTCTCCCAGAAGGTCACACCGTGACGAGCACTCGTCTCTTGGACTCGGGTCAGGACTTGGTCCAAGACGTCGGCGACGGATTCCAGGCTTTCGCACGCGAGGAGGTCGTCGACTCCCGAGAACTCGACGAACGCTACTGCGACCTGGCGGTGTTCGCTCTCGATCGGAGCAGCGAGAAGGAACTCGCGGAGCACCGCAGGGAGGCACCCACTGGGCGGCCCCGCCGGGACAGCCGCTGACCTCTGAACCTCGCGTGCGCGTACCGATGGCGCAGCGGCGAGCAGAAGGCCGTCCTGCTTGCCTGGTCCAACCGTTCTCGGGTCGAGCTGCCGGGCCGTGTCGGGGCTGATCACTATCTCTCCGGCCTCGGCCACCGACTCGAGGTGGGCGGTAAGAGAGGCCGCCGGGCCGGTGACGATCAGTTCCCTGTGCAGGGACCCCACTGAGAAGAAGTGGAAGGTGCCGCTGTGTATCCCGACCGACATGCGCAATGTTGCGCGGCCCGCGGAGGTCTGAAGGCGACCGATTCGCCGCATCGTCCGCTGCATTCGCCACGCCGCGTCGGCCGCGCGCGCCGCGTGTTCCTCTCCGCTGTACCAGAGAAGGACGGCATCGCCTCCCCACTTCACGAGTTCCCCGCCGTTCGCGTAAGCCAGGTCCAAGAGCGCGGCGAAGCTGGCGTCGAGGTAGCCGGTCAGCTCCTCCGCGCCGGCCTTGCCGCGTCCCGCGAGCATTTCGGTCAAACGGGTGAAACCAGAGATGTCGACGAAGGCAAGCGTGCCCTCGAGGATCCTGGCCCTGTCCTCAGGAGTCTCTGCCAGCCAACGCGTGGCAAGTGCCGCTACGTACGGCGAAAGGATCGTCTCGTCGCGCCCTGTCACTGTTCGGCCACCGGCTCTTGCCCAAAGAGGTTCGCAGAATTGCCTGAGCAAGAGACAGTAACGTCTTCATAGCTCGATGTGGGACCGGTTGGTTGCAGGGGGTACCGGCCGGTTGTACGATCCGCCGAGGGGCAAATAGGGGGATCCGATGACGGCCAAGACCGGTCAGGCGAGTGGCTACCGATCTGCTCTCCGCTCGCGAGATCTTCGTCGCCTTCTCTCCAGCCAGGTTGTGTCGTCAACCGGCTCGTGGGCGTACGCCGTCGCGCTGGCCGTGTTCCTGTTCGAGGAGACTCATTCGACGTCCTGGGTTGCGATAGGGGCGTTGGCTCGATTCGTTCCGTCGCTGATCTTCAGTGCTTACGGCGGGGTGATCGCGGAGCGGTTCGAGCGGGTTCGCCTGATGATCGTTCTCAACGTGGTTGCACTCACCTTGCAGTCAGGCCTGGCGCTGGCGATGTGGCGGCATGCGCCCGTGGGCGTCGCCGTCGCTTTGGCTGCCGCGACCGCCATCGTGTTGACCGCGTACATCCCTGCGGTACCCGCGGTGATCCCGCAAGTGACCGATGAGGACGATCTGGCCGCCGCCAACGCGTTGAGCGGGGTCGTCGACAACCTGGTCATCGTTCTGGGCCCCGCGATCGGCGCCGGCTTGGTGGCGGTGGGCGGTCCGAGCCTCGCGGTGGTCGTGAACGCGGCCAGCTTCGGAGTGGCCGCGCTGATCGTTTCGACGATGGGAGTGAGGAGTCGCCCGAGCGATGTGACCGACGGCGGGCGTGCCGGCCCGTTGCGCCAGATGGTCGAAGGGTTCCGGGCGGTCGTGTCCACCACCACTGTGGCGATCTTCGTGGTGTTCAGCGTCCTGGCTAGCTTCGTCTACGGCACCGACACGGTCCTGTTCGTACCGATCTCGACCGAGCAGTTGCACACAGGCTCCAGCGGGTACGGATATCTCCTCGCCGGCCTGGGAGTGGGCGGCGTCGTGGGTGCGGGTTTGGTGAACCGCCTCGCTCGGAATCCCCGGCTGGCGCCCGCCATCATCGGCGGGATAACCGTGTATTGCCTTCCTACCGCTTTTCTCGTATTCGTCCACCAGCCGGGAGTCGCTTTCGTTCTTCAGGTCGTCCGCGGGGCGGGAACGTTGGTCGTGGACACCCTGGCGATCACCGCGCTGCAGCGGTCGGTTCCCAAGGAGATGGTGGCTCGCGTTTTCGGTGTGTTCTTCGCGTTGGTGCTGGCGGCGATCAGCATCGGCGCCCTCATCACACCGGTCGTGCTTGACGCGGGTCTGCACACGACGCTCATCGTGTACGGAGTCGGGGTACCGGCTCTGTGCATGTTGGCGCTTCCCCGGCTGGTCGCGTTGGACCGCGTTGCCGGAGCCCGGGCTGTGCTCCTCGCCCCTCGCGTCGCCATCTTGGAGCGCATGGATCTCTTCGCTGCCGCTTCTCGGTCCAGCCTCGAGGGGCTCGCTGGTGCCTCGAAAGAGCTGAACGTACCGGCGGGCACGCCGGTGGTGGTCGAGGGCCAGACTGCGGATGCCTTCTACGTGGTCGTCGAGGGTCAACTCGATGTGACCGCAGTGGGGGAGCAGGGTGTCGAGGCTCGTTGGCTCCGCACGCTCAACTCGGGGAGCTACTTCGGCGAGATCGGGCTCCTGGGGCACGTGCCGCGCACCGCGACGGTGACCGCCACAACTGACTGCTCCCTGCTGCAAATTGACGGGAGCGACTTCATCGACGCGCTGACGAACCTCAGTGCGTCGCCGTCGCTGCTCGAGGGTGCCCGGACCCGCCTGTCGCTCACGCATCCGTCGAGCACGGTGCTGGACATCACCGACGCGGCCCTCGACAAGGTGTCCGCACAGGTGGATCACGAGGAGAGCGGAAAGCCGGTGTCGGCCTCGACCGATGCGTAGAGTCCGGTAGGAGAGCCGCGGGCGGCATGTCTACAGTGCGTTCGTGTCTTCGTTGACGCCGGCTGACGATCGAGCGCGGGAGTGGCTCGAGCGCGGGTCGCTCTACAGGTGGGAGCCCGTCTCGGGCAAGGCGGCGGGAAAGTCGATCGACATCTTCCACGTCGAGGCTGGGCGGCCCGACGCTCCGCTATTGCTGTTGGTCCACGGCTTCCCGACGAGCAGCATCGACTGGTACGACGTGATCGACCGGCTTGCCGAGGACTACCGGGTCTGCGCGCTGGACTTCCCCGGCTACGGGTTCTCCGGCAAGCCACCGGACTGGCCGTACAGCCTCGAAGTCGACGCCGGCCTTCTTGTCCATCACCTCAGGAACGTCCTTGCAGCATCGAAATGCCGCGTGGTCGCCCACGACCGCGGTGACAGCGTCGCCCTCCTGATGCACCACAACCTGTCCCGAGGCGAAGACCCAGCGGGCGTCACCATCGAGCACCTCGTGCTCAGCAACGGCAACATCTTCCTCCCGCTCGCGAATCTCACGACGTTCCAAAAGCTCATTCTCGACCCAGATCGCGCCAAGCAGGTCTTGGAGGTCATGACGCCCGCAATGCTGGCGGCCGGGATGGGCAACACCACGTTCACGCCGCAGAGACCACCCGGCGACCCGACGGTCGAAGCGCTCGCTGCGACCCTCGCCCACAACGACGGTATCTCCGTCCTCCACGACACCGTCCAGTACCTGCGAGAACGTGCTGAACACGAAGTCATTTGGCTGCAGTCGCTGGCCGCGAGCGAAGTTCCTTCAACCGTGATCTGGGGAATCTGCGACACCGTGTCGCCCCCCCGTGTGGCAATGCACGTATGGGAGCACTACCTGCAAAAGAAGCCAGGTTCGAACGAATTGTGGATCGTCCCGGCCGCGAACCACTACCTGCAAAACGACCGCCCCGACGCCTTCGCCGAAGCCCTCCTGCACTCCCTCGAGCGGCAGGGACCTAGCGACCCCGGACCCCTCGAGGCCACCCCCGGGGCTGCCGTGCGCGTCGACCATTCCGCGCCTGCGCTGCCCGACCCCACCTCCGGCTTCGTCGTCTGACGCGCGTCTTTCCGGTCCATCTCACCAGAGGCTCTGCCGCGTAGGCAAAAGAGGGCGGCGCCGGAAGCCGGCGCCGCCCTTCGATCACTTGACTCGATTGGTTAGACGATGGACGTCTTCCGGCGCGACCACCAGACGAGTCCCACACCACCCAGGCCGAGGGCCAGCGCGAGTGCCACGAGGCCTCCGATGTCGAGGCCGGTGAAGGCGAGCGCCCCCGACGACGCCGGCGCGGCTTGACCCGTGTTGCCCGCAGGTGGGGCGGTCGTCGGGCTCGTGAGAGCGCCATTGCCGCTACCCGAGCTCACGGTTGGAGCGGAGTTGGTGACCGTGGTGGACTTGACCACGTCGAGCTGCTGGGTCGCCGGGGTGTTCGGCAGTACGGTCGCGCTCAGCACCTCGCCGGCGGATGACGTAACGGTGCCCGCGACGCCGCCGGAGGAGGTGACGCAGCTGAGCGACAGCAGGCTCGGGATCGTCAGGGCGCATTGTCCGTTGACCTGGCTGCTGCTGCCGATCGGGGTGCCGTTGATCGAAACGAGGTAGCTGCTGCCGGCACCGGACGAGCTGCTCTCGGAGTGGAGCAGGTCTATGGTCAGGCCGCTCGGTCCACCGGCGTTGAGGATTGCCCCGTCGGCGGAGGAGCTGCCGGAGCTGGCGGCCGGCGTCCAACTGGCGTCGGACTTCGACTGCAGGACCCGAAGGCTCGCCGACTGCGAGGTCGACGGGTCGCCCAGGTCGAGCAGCACGATGTCGGACACCGCGCTGGCCGTGCTCCCGCTCGACGACTGGCTGTTGGTCGCCGACCAGGGGGTGAGGGCCAACCGGAACTGGCTGCTCGGCCCGGTATCGAGAAGTGCTCCCTTGCTGTTCCCGTTACCGTTCTGCGTTCCGCCGAACTGCGTCGAGGGAACGCTCCCCCCGAGTTCGAGAGGATCAGCGGTCGAAGAGGTTCCGCTTCCCGAAGCGCTCGCCTTTGTGTGGCTGATGGCGAGGATATTGGCGAGGTTCAACGCGTACGCCTCGGCAGTACCTCCCGGTGCCGGGGTGGTCTGCGTCGAAGTGCTGCTCGCCGTACGGGTCGTAGATGTTTGGGTGCTGCTGGTCTTGGTCGTCGTCGGCTGTGTCGTCGACGTGTTCGGCGCTGTTGGGGTCTGCGCAGTGGGTGTTGTGGTCTGTGTACTGGTTGTCCCGGTCGATGCCTCCGCGGCAGCCGGGATACCCATTAGCAGCGCCGCCCCCACGACGGCACTCCATCTGCCTATCCGCAATCTGGGCCTCCTCTCTGTGTGTCCCTCACGTAGAGGCGGCCGATGCCGCCCCGGCCCTTTCTTGGACCTCCGACATCTATTGCTTCCCCACAAATGTCCGAAATCATGCCCGGATTCGACCTTTTTGGGAAAAAGATGGAGCCCATGCGCTTACTGCGCGCGCGGCTCCACGGGGCGTGGTGGAAAACGGGTGTTTCAGGCAGCCGCGACGGTCGGGGCGTCCGAAATGACCTTTGCCTGACGGCGCATGCTCGCCAGCAGCCGCGGAGCTGTCACCGCGAGGATCGCCACCTGGAGGAGGCCCGCGACGAGAAACGTCTCTCTCACGCCGATCTCGCCGACCATGATTCCGCCGAGCAGGCTTCCCAACGGGATGGCCGTGAGCACTGCCATCTGGTAGGAGCTCGCCACCCTGCCTTGGAGGTCGGGCGGGACGATCGCCTGGCGCAACGACCTGGCGGAGATGTTTCCCACGACGACCCCCGCCGCTTCGAGCGCCAGGGCGCCGCCGGCGGTCACCGGGGAGTGGGTGATCGACATCACCGGATACGCGGCGCTCGCCGCCAAGCCTGCCGCGATGATGCTCCACCCGCTTCCGAGGCGTGCGTGGATCTGGTTGGCGGCCACCGCAGCTATGGCCGTGCCGACGGCGCTGACGCCGAGGAGCAGTCCGAAGCCTGACCTCGTCATGTGAAGGTCTTGTGTGGCGTAGAGCACGATCACTCCCAGGACGAGCGCCTGGCAGAAGGCGAAGGACGCGATGAGTCCTGTGAGCATGCGCAGCAACGGAAGCCTTGCGAACCATCGAAGACCGTCGCGCAGGTCCGCCCCGAAGGAGGTGTTTGTGCCTACCGACCGGTTGTCCGGAACCGCCCGGTTCAACATGCCGGCCGAAGCAGCGAACGTCGCCGCGTCCGCGATGAATGGAAGCGCCGCGGTCGCGGCGAACAGGATTCCCCCCAGTGCCTGCCCGGCGATTTCCTGGGCGACTGTCTGCACCGTGAGCAGGTTGGCATTCGCCTTGACCAGAAGCCGCGGCTTCACGATGGAGGGGAGGGTCGCACTGGCGGTGATGTCGAACACCACGCTCAGGCCGCGCAGGAGGAACACCGCCGCGTACAGCATCGGCAGGCTGTCCCAACCGCGCAGGATCGCCACTCCGAAGGCCGCCAGGATCGAGAAACGGACAAGCTCGAGCCCGACCAGCAGGCGGCGCCGGTTCGTCCGGTCGGCGAGGGTTCCCGCCGGCAGCGCGACGAGTAGGGCCGGGACGGCGCCCGCGATCGCGACGCCGGCAATCAGCACGGCGTTGTGGGTGAAGTTCAGGGCCAGGAGGGGAAAGCCGACGAGGACCATGCCGTCGCCGAGCGACGAGGTACCCGCGGCGGTCCATACACGCCAGAAGCGACTTTCCAGCCTCGGTGGGTAATGCATGGGGGTCTGCGTGGATCCTCTTGTTTGGTGCTTCCGCCGAATAAAGCCCGACCGGCGTCGACATATGTCTCAAGGTCGTCGCCGGCCGGGCCGATTGTTTGATTTGGGATACCACGGTCAGTTGCCTGCCAGCGCCGGACCGTGCTCAGCAAAGGGGTGCTGGGGTCTGCCAACTAGGCAGACCTCAGCCCCAAGTCCAAGACTTGCGGGTCATTTGGTCGGGACACCTCCCTTCCGTGCTCAGCTGTGGGTGTTGCCTGCCACCACTGAGGGTAAGGGTTGACTTCCGGTTTTTCCAGGGGGCAGATAGCAAGAAAACGGCGTGAAAGGGATTGTTGTGACGTCGTTGATAAGAAATTGGTGAAGGCCTAGTTTTATCGGGCCGATACATGACCCGAATCCGCGCCAAGGGGCGGGAGGGGCAATTGAGCACTACCCAACCGGACAGTCGCAGCGAGGAGGCCCGGCCCCGGCCGGGTCAGGTGCGCGTCTGGTCGTACATCGCGGCGGTCTGCGTAGCAGCCGGAGTACTCGGGTACTTAGCAGTGAGCACGGTCCAACCACTGCACATTCACCCGCTGGTGCCTTGGCCGGCGATCGCCGTTGCGCTCGCCCTTTCGCTGGTCTTCCCGGTCCAATTCCACATCGGCAACCAGACCATGAGCCAGGATCTTCTCAGCCTGGTTTTGGTCCTCGGCGCGATTACCACCACCCCTTCAACCTTGTTGCTTGCCCAGATGCTGGCGATCGGCGTCGCTGCTTACAAGCTTCGCTGGACTCCGAACAGGACACTGTTCAACGCCGCCAGCTCCGTCCTGGCCGCATCCCTAACCCTGTTGGCGTTGCATCCGATGATTGGTGGGTCGTCTCCCGATCACGTCTCCACCTGGCCGGCGTTGATTGGTCTCATGTTCCTTTTCGAGGCCGTCACATTCGTGATAGTCCTCGGTGTGGTGACGCTGAGTACTGGGGTGCCAGAGGTCAGTTACCTGAAGAGTATGGGCACCCAGTACGCGGTGTTCCTTCCTCTGAACGCCGGGCTGGGGATCCTCGCGGTGACCCTGGCATGGATCCAACCGTGGGCTCTGATTCTCCTCGCAGGCCTCGGTCTCGCCATCGCCGTCTGGTACCGCAAGGCCAACAAGATCCACAACCGTTTCGCCGATCTCCAGAAGCTTTACGGCTTCACCATGCGGCTCTCGGGATCGGACGACGCGCGGGAGCTCTTGTCGAACGCGCTCGAGGAATCCAAGAGCTTGCTGCACTGCCAGTACGCGGGCGCCTACCTCCCCGAGGGCGAAGGCTCGGTGTACGTGCGCTACGAGGTCGAAGCGTCGGGGCGCATATCGCGTTCGCCGATCGAGATGCCCTCGGAGCTGCAGGTCCTGCTCCAAGAAGGGTCGTCGCTTCTGATCCCGCGGGGGAAGCCCACGCCCCTCGCTGTCATCCTCGGCCTCGGCGACCTTCTCGCCGCTCGCCTCGAGTTCGGTGACGGCCGCTCGGGGGCGTTGGTGCTCGGTGACCGCGAAGGTCGCCTTGCTACCTTCGACGGCGAGGACCAGCGGCTCCTCGAGGCACTTGCGGCCAACATGGGCACCGCCCTCACGAGTAGCCGCCGCCTCGACAAGCTGCGGTCCGAGATGGACCTGCGCGAGTACGAGGCCCGCCACGACAAGCTGACCGGGCTCGCCAACCGGTCCTCTTTCACCAACTGGCTGCAGTCGGGCCTGGAGCGCAGGCAGAGGAACGAGCTTCTCGCCGTCGTGCTCATGGACCTCGACGGCTTCAAGGAGATCAACGACACGCTCGGTCACCACATCGGCGACGAGATTCTCCAGGAGACCGCGCGCCGGGTACGCGGCCCTTCGGCCGACACCCGCCTGGCCGCTCGGCTGGGCGGCGACGAGTTCGCCATTCTGATCCCGCTGGCCTCATCGACGGACGAGGTCATCCGGGCCGCCGAGGCTGCCATCTCCTCGGTGGCGTCCCCGATCTCCGTCGGCGGCGTCGTCCTCGAAATGCGGGCGAGCGCCGGCCTCGCACTCGCGCCTCTGCACGGCACCGACCCCACGTCGCTTCTCAAGCGGGCCGAGGTCGCGATGTACGAGGCGAAGCGGTCGCATCGGGGCCTGGTGACGTAC includes:
- a CDS encoding adenylate/guanylate cyclase domain-containing protein, with protein sequence MTGRDETILSPYVAALATRWLAETPEDRARILEGTLAFVDISGFTRLTEMLAGRGKAGAEELTGYLDASFAALLDLAYANGGELVKWGGDAVLLWYSGEEHAARAADAAWRMQRTMRRIGRLQTSAGRATLRMSVGIHSGTFHFFSVGSLHRELIVTGPAASLTAHLESVAEAGEIVISPDTARQLDPRTVGPGKQDGLLLAAAPSVRAREVQRSAAVPAGPPSGCLPAVLREFLLAAPIESEHRQVAVAFVEFSGVDDLLACESLESVADVLDQVLTRVQETSARHGVTFWETDIAEDGGKIMLVAGAPTAGEDDAGALLASVRDVVDAIGRLRIRVGVNYGRVFTGGFGPSYRRTYSAKGDAINLAARLMGRAGAGEVYASEAVIQRSRLGFVTEELEPFLVKGKEHPVRASRVFAALSGRRAVTHMGPALAGREKEMLFLVDRLDAATTGRGSCVELVGPAGIGKSRLVEEVRSRAAGHRVVDVVCDEFHSLNPHTSIGALVREILDIDSEADEVTRGLQLEATVRRLAPHLLPLVPLLAPVIGADAEPTPETRVLDDRFRQERLADTLVQLLSAGLPGPALIVAEDAQWMDDASASLFRRLLSAATQRSWLVLVARRPVERGLDLGDLPDVERLQVGPLGSGAVTQLLRSVTAEIPLVPHLRETIADRSGGNPLFLLELVGAGQQSGFDKAMPDSVEGVFAAQIDQLPPEDRRILRIASVFGKQVDVEALRELAGTELDISTLMGDFFTADGRGLVGFRHSMLRDAAYEGLPFARRRELHARAGEILEGRAGESTAEIAGVLAIHFEQAGEHPSAWKYARVAAERARSVHAPLEAATFYEHALRAGRAVRDIPPGELLEVAEALGDAHTHLGQFTLAEQSFRHARRWAQTPVGAARLQFKRALATDRSGNYRKTLQLLSLADRSLGQGDSSALLRMRAEIRAQYGLVRHRQGKGPDAVRLLREAVKWATEADAGDVLANTLLYLDIAELTAGMSGDGSHARRALSIQTSLGDNPWLEARALNQLGIRAYFSGRWSEAVRYYSQSRDACNRAGDRWTAAVESANIAEVLADQGYLTEAQPVLEEALETYRAAGTATFVADGTRLLGRLAARRGDPELSRQLLAAARGIYESDGESLQVILTDAMLAEALLRAGEPDAAAELARRVLTNANSLPGRHLVVPLAQRVLGVALRSLGLDAAQARQALAESIAVARRHDARYELALSLQAVSDLWPTDLTDDESDERDALFRELGVIESARALVMSGLPEAVV
- a CDS encoding MFS transporter; translated protein: MTAKTGQASGYRSALRSRDLRRLLSSQVVSSTGSWAYAVALAVFLFEETHSTSWVAIGALARFVPSLIFSAYGGVIAERFERVRLMIVLNVVALTLQSGLALAMWRHAPVGVAVALAAATAIVLTAYIPAVPAVIPQVTDEDDLAAANALSGVVDNLVIVLGPAIGAGLVAVGGPSLAVVVNAASFGVAALIVSTMGVRSRPSDVTDGGRAGPLRQMVEGFRAVVSTTTVAIFVVFSVLASFVYGTDTVLFVPISTEQLHTGSSGYGYLLAGLGVGGVVGAGLVNRLARNPRLAPAIIGGITVYCLPTAFLVFVHQPGVAFVLQVVRGAGTLVVDTLAITALQRSVPKEMVARVFGVFFALVLAAISIGALITPVVLDAGLHTTLIVYGVGVPALCMLALPRLVALDRVAGARAVLLAPRVAILERMDLFAAASRSSLEGLAGASKELNVPAGTPVVVEGQTADAFYVVVEGQLDVTAVGEQGVEARWLRTLNSGSYFGEIGLLGHVPRTATVTATTDCSLLQIDGSDFIDALTNLSASPSLLEGARTRLSLTHPSSTVLDITDAALDKVSAQVDHEESGKPVSASTDA
- a CDS encoding alpha/beta hydrolase — protein: MSSLTPADDRAREWLERGSLYRWEPVSGKAAGKSIDIFHVEAGRPDAPLLLLVHGFPTSSIDWYDVIDRLAEDYRVCALDFPGYGFSGKPPDWPYSLEVDAGLLVHHLRNVLAASKCRVVAHDRGDSVALLMHHNLSRGEDPAGVTIEHLVLSNGNIFLPLANLTTFQKLILDPDRAKQVLEVMTPAMLAAGMGNTTFTPQRPPGDPTVEALAATLAHNDGISVLHDTVQYLRERAEHEVIWLQSLAASEVPSTVIWGICDTVSPPRVAMHVWEHYLQKKPGSNELWIVPAANHYLQNDRPDAFAEALLHSLERQGPSDPGPLEATPGAAVRVDHSAPALPDPTSGFVV
- a CDS encoding MFS transporter; the encoded protein is MHYPPRLESRFWRVWTAAGTSSLGDGMVLVGFPLLALNFTHNAVLIAGVAIAGAVPALLVALPAGTLADRTNRRRLLVGLELVRFSILAAFGVAILRGWDSLPMLYAAVFLLRGLSVVFDITASATLPSIVKPRLLVKANANLLTVQTVAQEIAGQALGGILFAATAALPFIADAATFAASAGMLNRAVPDNRSVGTNTSFGADLRDGLRWFARLPLLRMLTGLIASFAFCQALVLGVIVLYATQDLHMTRSGFGLLLGVSAVGTAIAAVAANQIHARLGSGWSIIAAGLAASAAYPVMSITHSPVTAGGALALEAAGVVVGNISARSLRQAIVPPDLQGRVASSYQMAVLTAIPLGSLLGGIMVGEIGVRETFLVAGLLQVAILAVTAPRLLASMRRQAKVISDAPTVAAA
- a CDS encoding sensor domain-containing phosphodiesterase; the protein is MSTVQPLHIHPLVPWPAIAVALALSLVFPVQFHIGNQTMSQDLLSLVLVLGAITTTPSTLLLAQMLAIGVAAYKLRWTPNRTLFNAASSVLAASLTLLALHPMIGGSSPDHVSTWPALIGLMFLFEAVTFVIVLGVVTLSTGVPEVSYLKSMGTQYAVFLPLNAGLGILAVTLAWIQPWALILLAGLGLAIAVWYRKANKIHNRFADLQKLYGFTMRLSGSDDARELLSNALEESKSLLHCQYAGAYLPEGEGSVYVRYEVEASGRISRSPIEMPSELQVLLQEGSSLLIPRGKPTPLAVILGLGDLLAARLEFGDGRSGALVLGDREGRLATFDGEDQRLLEALAANMGTALTSSRRLDKLRSEMDLREYEARHDKLTGLANRSSFTNWLQSGLERRQRNELLAVVLMDLDGFKEINDTLGHHIGDEILQETARRVRGPSADTRLAARLGGDEFAILIPLASSTDEVIRAAEAAISSVASPISVGGVVLEMRASAGLALAPLHGTDPTSLLKRAEVAMYEAKRSHRGLVTYDPSIDHNTTRRLQLATELRRAIAADELEVYYQPVADLRSGDVRGFEALLRWRHDHYGSVSPNEFIPVAEQTGIIGELTWWVLDKALRQLRKWHEDGYDFHVAVNLSARSLLDGGLVSRLRQMLEDLRVRPGTLTLEITESSIMLEPERSEKVLESLAELGVKIAIDDYGTGYSSLSRLQRLPVTTVKIDRSFVMHMCAESKDEAIVRATIELARNLGHVVVAEGVEDLSTWERLAELGCDQAQGYYLSPPIPAEECRLWLHSRESSRLAPVRHLWSVSQGA